The following coding sequences lie in one Arachis hypogaea cultivar Tifrunner chromosome 4, arahy.Tifrunner.gnm2.J5K5, whole genome shotgun sequence genomic window:
- the LOC140184062 gene encoding uncharacterized protein: MRTVAGLYMLPTTLRTITGRSRRSWMTTLVQGKPKADWLIRSGKPENWALGDARAVVYGDATAQYRMVMDYGLTLLKSNPGCTVTVGVIPQPNPDDEPIFDKMYIYLDACKKGFLAGCRPLIGMVGLIHAVKEVFPSVHHRFCVWYLWKNFNKQWKDLQLRGLLWDCARCTSQDGFLEIIKKIERVNKDAWEYLNKWPRDSWSRAFFSNAPKIDNICSNACEVFNSRIKEARAKPIITFLEEVRMYAMRSIARNKVKLSSNTMILPPIQRSRLEKIRKESKSWVPMWSGDSEYEKFEVHGWPTNMVVDLGKRLCTCGFWQLSGMPCVHACAALARVGRRPDEFCHQ, from the exons ATGAGAACTGTGGCTGGCTTGTATATGCTGCCAACAACATTGAGAACAATTACTGGTAGATCAAGACGTTCATGGATGACCACACTTGTGCAAGGGAAACCAAAAGCAGACTGGCTAATAAGAAGTGGCAAGCCGGAAAATTG GGCCTTAGGAGATGCTAGGGCTGTCGTGTATGGTGATGCTACTGCCCAGTATAGGATGGTGATGGATTATGGACTCACACTGCTTAAGAGTAACCCAGGCTGCACTGTCACAGTTGGAGTTATCCCTCAGCCCAACCCTGATGATGAACCAATATTTGATAAGATGTACATTTACTTGGATGCTTGTAAGAAGGGATTTCTGGCTGGTTGCAGACCCCTCATAGGCATGGTG GGTCTCATCCATGCTGTTAAGGAAGTTTTTCCAAGTGTCCATCACAGATTCTGTGTGTGGTATTTATGGAAGAACTTCAATAAGCAGTGGAAAGATCTCCAGCTTAGAGGGTTGCTATGGGATTGTGCAAGGTGCACCAGCCAAGATGGATTCCTTGAGATTATCAAAAAAATTGAGAGGGTTAACAAGGATGCTTGGGAGTATTTGAACAAGTGGCCTAGAGATTCTTGGAGCCGGGCTTTCTTCAGCAATGCACCTAAAATAGACAATATCTGCAGCAATGCTTGTGAAGTCTTCAACTCAAGGATCAAAGAAGCTAGAGCCAAACCTATCATTACATTCTTAGAAGAAGTCAGAATGTATGCAATGAGGTCCATCGCTAGGAACAAAGTCAAGCTTAGTTCGAACACTATGATTTTACCACCTATACAGCGCAGCAGGTTAGAAAAGATAAGGAAGGAGTCAAAGAGTTGGGTCCCGATGTGGTCTGGTGACTCTGAATATGAGAAATTCGAGGTTCATGGGTGGCCAACTAACATGGTTGTTGATTTGGGAAAGAGGCTCTGCACATGTGGTTTTTGGCAATTGAGTG GGATGCCGTGTGTGCATGCTTGTGCTGCATTGGCAAGGGTTGGTAGAAGACCAGATGAGTTTTGTCATCAGTGA